From Streptomyces sp. NBC_00775, one genomic window encodes:
- a CDS encoding ABC transporter substrate-binding protein, protein MPGMSRKAVVALAASASIALLATACTGQSSSGANDDASKDQTINFWHAWSAPSEVKAVKTLVAGFEKAHPNIHVNIVANMTDDKINQALRTGGDKAPDVISSFTTNNVGKFCSSGALVDLNPFFKKADIDPETTFPKAMNEYTQFDGNRCSVPLLGDAYGLYYNKTASKKAGITSPPKTWSEFETDAKKLTITKGDSYSQLGFMPDYHGWESTTEHYFGQFSPTYFDSSGKSNIAKDPAFTAGFTLQKKLVDELGGFKKLETYRSKLGDEWGDKHPFHTGQVAMQMDGEWRLGMAEDTKPDFEIGVAPLPVPDDQADQYGKGYITGTIAGIAATSKKQNAAWELVKYMTTNTDAVVGFANDIHNVPSTLAALKSPKLKYDPRFKTFLDIAANPNSTTTPASINGGTYLVTLQQFGYDYESGKTKDLKAGLESTAKQIDTDIAQAK, encoded by the coding sequence ATGCCCGGAATGTCCCGGAAAGCGGTCGTCGCGCTCGCCGCTTCCGCCTCGATAGCCCTCCTCGCCACCGCCTGTACCGGCCAGTCCTCCTCGGGCGCGAACGACGACGCCTCCAAGGACCAGACGATCAACTTCTGGCACGCCTGGAGCGCGCCCAGCGAGGTCAAGGCCGTAAAGACCCTGGTCGCGGGGTTCGAGAAGGCGCACCCCAACATCCACGTCAACATCGTCGCCAACATGACCGACGACAAGATCAACCAGGCGTTGCGCACCGGCGGCGACAAGGCCCCCGATGTGATCTCCTCGTTCACCACCAACAATGTGGGCAAGTTCTGCTCCTCCGGCGCCCTCGTCGATCTCAACCCCTTCTTCAAGAAGGCGGACATCGACCCGGAGACGACGTTCCCGAAGGCGATGAACGAGTACACCCAGTTCGACGGCAACCGCTGTTCGGTTCCGCTGCTCGGTGACGCGTACGGGCTCTACTACAACAAGACCGCGTCCAAGAAGGCCGGCATCACCAGCCCCCCGAAGACCTGGTCCGAATTCGAGACCGACGCCAAGAAGTTGACCATCACCAAGGGCGACTCCTACTCGCAGCTCGGCTTCATGCCGGACTACCACGGCTGGGAGTCCACGACCGAGCACTACTTCGGTCAGTTCTCGCCGACGTACTTCGACAGCAGCGGCAAGTCGAACATCGCCAAGGACCCCGCTTTCACCGCCGGTTTCACCCTCCAGAAGAAGCTCGTCGACGAACTCGGCGGCTTCAAGAAGCTGGAGACCTACCGCTCCAAGCTCGGTGACGAATGGGGCGACAAACACCCCTTCCACACCGGTCAGGTCGCCATGCAGATGGACGGCGAGTGGCGGCTCGGCATGGCCGAGGACACCAAGCCGGACTTCGAGATAGGCGTCGCCCCGCTGCCCGTGCCCGACGACCAGGCCGACCAGTACGGCAAGGGCTACATCACCGGCACCATCGCGGGCATCGCGGCCACCAGCAAGAAGCAGAACGCGGCCTGGGAACTGGTCAAATACATGACCACGAACACGGACGCGGTGGTCGGATTCGCCAATGACATCCACAATGTCCCCTCCACGCTCGCGGCGCTCAAGTCGCCCAAGCTGAAGTACGACCCGCGCTTCAAGACGTTCCTGGACATCGCGGCGAACCCGAACTCGACGACGACTCCGGCTTCTATCAACGGCGGCACCTACCTCGTGACGCTCCAGCAGTTCGGATACGACTACGAGAGCGGCAAGACCAAGGATCTGAAGGCGGGTCTGGAAAGCACCGCCAAGCAGATCGACACGGACATCGCGCAGGCGAAGTAG
- a CDS encoding N-acetylglucosamine kinase, translating to MGLTASVLAIDAGNSKTDVAVVAADGRVVGTARGGGFRPPAVGVETAVDAVADAVRRAFAEAGVSSVAHVSACLANADLPVEEEQLAAALHARAWGASVEVRNDTFAILRAGIAEPRGVAVVCGAGINCVGMRPDGRTARFPAIGRISGDWGGGWGLAEEALWHAARAEDGRGGPTALARTLPAHFGLSSMYALIEALHLEHIGNARRHELTPVLFATAVDGDPVARAIVDRLADEVVAMAAVALTRLDLLDEETPVLLGGSILAARHPQLDDRIHELLADRAPKAVPQIVTTSPVLGAALLGLDHVRALDEVHARVRAFYEGARAANEV from the coding sequence GTGGGCCTGACCGCAAGTGTCCTCGCCATCGACGCGGGCAACAGCAAGACCGACGTCGCCGTCGTGGCGGCGGACGGGCGGGTGGTCGGCACGGCGCGCGGCGGAGGCTTCCGGCCGCCCGCCGTGGGCGTCGAGACGGCCGTGGACGCGGTCGCCGACGCCGTACGGCGGGCCTTCGCCGAGGCGGGCGTCTCCTCCGTGGCCCATGTCTCGGCCTGCCTCGCCAACGCCGACCTCCCGGTCGAGGAGGAGCAGTTGGCGGCCGCGCTGCACGCGCGCGCGTGGGGGGCGAGTGTGGAGGTGCGCAACGACACGTTCGCGATCCTGCGCGCCGGGATCGCCGAGCCGCGCGGCGTCGCCGTGGTGTGCGGCGCCGGCATCAACTGCGTCGGCATGCGCCCCGACGGCCGCACCGCCCGCTTCCCGGCGATCGGCCGTATCTCCGGTGACTGGGGCGGCGGTTGGGGCCTGGCGGAGGAGGCCCTGTGGCACGCGGCACGGGCGGAGGACGGCCGGGGCGGTCCCACGGCGCTGGCGCGCACGCTACCCGCGCACTTCGGGCTGTCCTCCATGTACGCGCTGATCGAGGCGCTGCACCTCGAACACATCGGCAATGCCCGGCGCCACGAGCTGACACCCGTCCTCTTCGCCACGGCCGTGGACGGCGATCCGGTGGCCCGCGCGATCGTCGACCGGCTCGCGGACGAGGTGGTCGCCATGGCCGCGGTCGCCCTGACCCGCCTGGACCTCCTGGACGAGGAGACCCCGGTCCTCCTCGGCGGCAGCATCCTCGCCGCCCGCCACCCCCAACTCGACGACCGCATCCACGAACTCCTCGCCGACCGCGCCCCCAAGGCGGTCCCCCAAATCGTCACGACCAGCCCCGTCCTGGGCGCCGCCCTGCTGGGCCTGGACCACGTACGGGCCCTGGACGAGGTGCACGCGCGCGTGCGGGCGTTTTACGAGGGAGCCCGAGCGGCGAACGAGGTCTGA
- a CDS encoding HNH endonuclease, with protein MPHVLVLNASYEPLGVVPLRRALVLVLENKAICLEESGAFMHSATVTVPAPSVVRLKRFVRVPYRGPVPLTRRALFARDGGRCMYCGGVATSVDHVIPRSRGGQHAWENVVASCRRCNHTKADRHLVEIGWRLRHKPAPPTGLAWRIIGTGHRDPRWLPYLQPYGADDAMARIDGISA; from the coding sequence GTGCCGCATGTCCTGGTCCTCAACGCGTCGTACGAGCCGCTCGGCGTCGTACCGCTCCGCCGCGCGCTCGTCCTCGTCCTCGAGAACAAGGCCATCTGCCTCGAGGAATCCGGCGCCTTTATGCACAGCGCAACCGTTACTGTCCCCGCACCCAGCGTGGTCCGGCTGAAGAGGTTCGTGCGGGTCCCTTACCGGGGGCCCGTTCCGCTGACCAGGCGAGCTCTGTTCGCTCGCGACGGCGGCCGGTGCATGTACTGCGGTGGCGTCGCAACCAGCGTCGACCACGTCATCCCGCGCTCCCGCGGAGGTCAGCACGCCTGGGAAAACGTGGTGGCGTCATGCCGCCGCTGCAACCACACCAAGGCCGACCGTCACCTGGTCGAGATCGGCTGGCGCCTGCGCCATAAACCCGCCCCGCCGACGGGGCTCGCGTGGCGCATCATCGGAACAGGGCATAGGGACCCGCGCTGGCTGCCCTACCTGCAGCCGTACGGCGCGGACGACGCGATGGCCCGGATCGACGGCATCTCCGCCTGA
- a CDS encoding carbohydrate ABC transporter permease, producing the protein MSTVTLASKRRRSALRTLAFMSPWLIGFGVFFAYPMISTVYFSFMHYDGFKPPTWSGTKNWTYVFENYPLFWPALRNTLWLVVVMVSLRVAFGLGVGLLITKIKTGTGVFRTLFYLPYLAPPVAATMAFAFLLNPGTGPVNSILEKVGIPAPGWFNDPAWSKPALTLLALWGIGDLMVIFMAALLDVPKEQYEAAELDGASAWQRFRFVTLPNISPIVMFAVVTGVIAAMQSYTQPLIAGKVASGVIQGAGTQFEPGYPDKSTLTLPQLVYNLGFQRFDYGSACVVALVLFVLSMVFTAFLMRRRGGLIQAGD; encoded by the coding sequence ATGAGCACAGTGACCCTCGCTTCGAAGCGCCGTCGTTCCGCGCTGCGAACGCTCGCCTTCATGTCGCCCTGGCTGATCGGTTTCGGGGTCTTCTTCGCCTACCCGATGATCTCGACCGTCTATTTCTCCTTCATGCACTACGACGGCTTCAAACCGCCGACGTGGAGCGGGACGAAGAACTGGACGTACGTCTTCGAGAACTACCCGCTGTTCTGGCCCGCGTTGAGAAACACGCTCTGGTTGGTCGTCGTCATGGTCAGCCTCAGGGTCGCCTTCGGGCTCGGCGTGGGACTGCTGATCACGAAGATCAAGACGGGTACGGGCGTCTTCCGCACCCTCTTCTATCTCCCCTACCTCGCCCCACCGGTCGCGGCCACGATGGCCTTCGCCTTCCTCCTCAACCCCGGTACAGGGCCGGTGAATTCGATCCTGGAGAAGGTCGGGATCCCGGCCCCCGGCTGGTTCAACGACCCCGCCTGGTCGAAGCCGGCCCTGACCCTGCTGGCCCTGTGGGGCATCGGCGACCTGATGGTCATCTTCATGGCCGCACTGCTCGACGTACCGAAGGAGCAGTACGAGGCGGCCGAGCTGGACGGCGCCTCGGCGTGGCAGCGGTTCCGGTTCGTGACGCTGCCGAACATCTCGCCGATCGTGATGTTCGCGGTGGTCACGGGCGTGATCGCGGCCATGCAGTCCTACACACAGCCGCTGATCGCCGGAAAGGTCGCCTCGGGTGTCATCCAGGGCGCCGGTACGCAGTTCGAGCCCGGCTACCCGGACAAGTCCACCCTGACCCTCCCCCAGCTCGTCTACAACCTGGGCTTCCAGCGCTTCGACTACGGCTCGGCCTGCGTGGTGGCACTCGTCCTCTTCGTCCTGTCCATGGTGTTCACCGCGTTCCTGATGCGGCGCCGGGGCGGTCTCATCCAGGCAGGTGACTGA
- a CDS encoding DUF3995 domain-containing protein has translation MSDRTATRAAVLLASVLTADALFHLYWATGSTWPAADEKSLSYAVLGTEAPFTPPVLLPLAALLLTASGIVVAQSRRPHRLLRLGTLAVAAGLSLRTLAGVYWLFAQDTGTVFYWLNLGLYTPLCAVLCTAALRVALDKGTAVQESTARWEDAVRVR, from the coding sequence ATGTCCGACCGCACGGCCACACGAGCCGCCGTACTCCTCGCCTCGGTGCTCACCGCGGACGCCCTGTTCCACCTCTACTGGGCGACCGGTTCCACCTGGCCCGCCGCCGACGAGAAGAGCCTGTCGTACGCGGTCCTGGGCACCGAGGCCCCGTTCACCCCACCCGTCCTCCTGCCGCTCGCCGCGCTCCTGCTGACGGCGAGCGGCATCGTCGTCGCCCAGTCCCGGCGCCCCCACCGTCTGCTCCGCCTCGGCACCCTCGCGGTGGCGGCCGGGCTGTCCCTGCGCACACTGGCCGGCGTCTACTGGCTCTTCGCACAGGACACCGGAACCGTCTTCTACTGGCTCAACCTCGGGCTCTACACCCCGCTGTGCGCGGTGCTGTGCACGGCCGCGCTCAGGGTCGCCCTCGACAAGGGCACCGCTGTCCAGGAGAGCACCGCCCGTTGGGAAGATGCCGTACGTGTCCGATGA
- a CDS encoding glutamate ABC transporter substrate-binding protein: MTARRLRASLKGWGGVGAMAVACALAVVFALLLPLSSAHGDGSTGIGGQGVARGTQAKAAECTDPQDQSLSPSSDESGDTITAIKKRGYLSVGVDQNSYRWGYRNPNPKDPKKGSDLEGFDIDLVHEIANQILGDPDRVRFHAIPTNQRIPAIQSGQVDMVVRTMTITCERLDLVAFSAPYFVTGQQVLAPTTSDITGYNKSLAKKKICSAAGSTAHDKLDADQKAGELVSSADISTTVPNQLDCLVRLQLGEVDAVVTDGALAASQAAQDPTVALKGHTFTTEYYGVAMKRGSNDLVRRVNQVLADYLKSGWRTSYDKWLAPTLGADSPSKNPPAAQYK; encoded by the coding sequence ATGACGGCACGACGCCTGAGGGCGAGCCTGAAGGGCTGGGGAGGCGTGGGCGCGATGGCCGTCGCCTGCGCCCTCGCCGTGGTCTTCGCGCTGCTGCTGCCGCTGAGCAGCGCGCACGGGGACGGCAGCACGGGCATCGGCGGGCAGGGCGTGGCCCGGGGCACCCAGGCGAAGGCCGCCGAATGCACCGACCCACAGGACCAGAGCCTGTCCCCCTCCAGTGACGAGAGCGGCGACACGATCACGGCCATCAAGAAGCGCGGCTATCTGTCGGTGGGCGTCGACCAGAACAGCTACCGCTGGGGCTATCGCAACCCGAACCCGAAGGACCCCAAGAAGGGCAGCGATCTGGAGGGCTTCGACATCGATCTCGTGCACGAGATCGCGAACCAGATCCTCGGCGATCCGGACCGCGTCCGGTTCCACGCCATCCCCACCAACCAGCGCATCCCGGCGATCCAGAGCGGCCAGGTCGACATGGTGGTCCGCACCATGACGATCACCTGCGAACGGCTGGACCTGGTCGCGTTCTCCGCCCCCTACTTCGTGACCGGCCAGCAGGTCCTCGCCCCGACGACATCCGACATCACGGGGTACAACAAGTCGCTGGCGAAGAAGAAGATCTGCTCGGCGGCGGGCTCCACCGCGCACGACAAGCTGGACGCCGACCAGAAGGCGGGCGAGCTCGTCTCCTCCGCCGACATCTCCACCACGGTGCCCAACCAGCTCGACTGCCTGGTGCGGCTCCAGCTCGGCGAGGTCGACGCGGTGGTGACCGACGGCGCGCTCGCCGCGAGCCAGGCCGCGCAGGACCCCACGGTCGCGCTCAAGGGCCACACCTTCACCACCGAGTACTACGGCGTGGCGATGAAACGGGGCTCCAACGATCTGGTACGCCGGGTCAACCAGGTCCTCGCGGACTACCTCAAGAGCGGCTGGCGGACGTCGTACGACAAATGGCTCGCCCCGACTCTCGGGGCGGACTCCCCGTCGAAGAACCCGCCCGCCGCCCAGTACAAGTAA
- a CDS encoding ROK family transcriptional regulator, which yields MAGSAGTPGTPRVLRAMNDRAALDLLLAHGPLTRTRIGKLTGLSKPTASQLLARLEAASLVLATGTSEGRPGPNAQLYVVNPGAAYAAGLDVTPERILAAVADVTGRTVGEYELPTPGRRPAQPVVRQVTDALDGAVKAAGLARDDVRRLVIGTPGAFDPNTGRLRYASHLPGWHSPTLLDELAAALPMPVEYENDVNLVAIAEQRLGAAQGHEDFVLLWNEGGLGAALVLGGRLHRGWTGGAGEVGFLPVPGAPLVRQVTKANSGGYQELAGSQAIPKLARELGIKDVPTGPYAEVAAALVAQAAAIDEGPHRRLLETYATGLATGLASLVSVLDPELVVLSGASLTAGGEPLRALVQDELEELAASRPRLVVGDVHEHPVLRGALESALAATRDEVFDTSR from the coding sequence ATGGCAGGATCCGCCGGTACGCCGGGCACTCCGCGCGTCCTGCGCGCCATGAACGACCGCGCCGCCCTCGACCTGCTTCTCGCACACGGACCGCTCACCCGGACCCGGATCGGGAAGCTCACCGGGCTGTCCAAGCCCACCGCCTCGCAGCTCCTCGCCCGCCTGGAGGCGGCCAGCCTCGTGCTCGCCACCGGCACCAGCGAGGGCCGCCCGGGCCCCAACGCCCAGCTGTACGTGGTCAATCCGGGCGCCGCCTACGCGGCCGGCCTGGACGTCACCCCCGAGCGCATCCTCGCCGCCGTCGCCGACGTCACCGGCCGCACGGTCGGCGAGTACGAGCTGCCCACCCCCGGCCGCCGCCCCGCCCAGCCCGTCGTACGCCAGGTCACCGACGCCCTCGACGGCGCCGTGAAGGCGGCCGGGCTCGCCCGCGACGACGTCCGCCGCCTTGTCATCGGCACCCCCGGCGCCTTCGACCCGAACACCGGACGGCTGCGCTACGCCTCGCACCTGCCCGGCTGGCACTCCCCCACCCTCCTCGACGAGCTCGCGGCCGCGCTGCCGATGCCCGTCGAGTACGAGAACGACGTCAACCTCGTCGCGATAGCCGAGCAGCGCCTCGGTGCCGCCCAGGGGCACGAGGACTTCGTGCTGCTGTGGAACGAGGGTGGTCTCGGCGCCGCGCTCGTCCTCGGCGGACGGCTGCACCGCGGCTGGACCGGCGGCGCGGGCGAGGTCGGCTTCCTGCCGGTGCCGGGCGCGCCCCTGGTACGCCAGGTGACCAAGGCCAACAGCGGTGGCTACCAGGAACTGGCCGGTTCGCAGGCCATCCCCAAGCTGGCGCGCGAGCTCGGCATCAAGGACGTACCCACAGGTCCGTACGCCGAGGTCGCCGCCGCCCTCGTCGCGCAGGCCGCCGCCATCGACGAGGGGCCACACCGGCGGCTCCTGGAGACGTACGCGACCGGGCTCGCCACCGGTCTCGCCTCACTGGTCTCCGTGCTCGACCCCGAGCTGGTCGTGCTCAGCGGAGCCTCGCTCACCGCGGGCGGCGAACCGCTGCGCGCCCTGGTCCAGGACGAGTTGGAGGAGCTGGCCGCGTCCCGGCCGCGCCTCGTCGTCGGCGACGTACACGAACACCCCGTGCTGCGCGGCGCGTTGGAGAGCGCCCTGGCAGCCACCCGCGACGAGGTCTTCGACACCTCCCGCTAG
- a CDS encoding RNA polymerase sigma factor has translation MPYVSDEETVRRVRAAQRGDTLAMAELLDELAPYVGRICGPIALEQGPDAAQEALVAVFRSLRSLKDPAALRGWVRAIAVREAVRLARRAARAVPADLSTLPSRGDPQLAADIRDVLDRLSPEHRAVLVLRDVEGLDERAAAELLGLRVGTVKSRLHRARDTFRKAWTS, from the coding sequence ATGCCGTACGTGTCCGATGAGGAAACGGTCCGCCGGGTGCGCGCCGCGCAGCGCGGCGACACCCTCGCCATGGCCGAGCTGCTGGACGAACTGGCGCCCTACGTAGGCCGTATCTGCGGTCCCATCGCCCTGGAGCAGGGGCCGGACGCCGCGCAGGAGGCGCTGGTCGCGGTGTTCCGTTCGCTGCGCTCGCTCAAGGACCCGGCCGCGCTGCGCGGCTGGGTCCGTGCCATAGCGGTGCGCGAGGCGGTCCGCCTGGCCCGGCGCGCCGCCCGCGCGGTGCCCGCGGATCTGAGCACCCTGCCCTCGCGCGGCGACCCCCAGCTCGCCGCCGACATCAGGGACGTACTGGACCGCCTGTCCCCCGAGCACCGGGCCGTGCTCGTGCTGCGCGATGTGGAGGGCCTGGACGAGCGGGCCGCGGCCGAGCTGCTCGGCCTCCGCGTCGGCACCGTCAAGTCCCGGCTGCACCGGGCACGCGACACCTTCCGGAAGGCGTGGACCTCATGA
- a CDS encoding carbohydrate ABC transporter permease yields MTQVLDKPAELAVTTSPAERTARRKALLEWVAVHALGVAAALFFVLPFVFVFLTSLMSDSQALSRDLIPHTWEWGNYKKVFDTPGFLTWWKNTLLYAGAGTVLSVVSSIPVAYALAKFRFRGRNLSLMLVISMMMLPPQVVIIPMYLFWAKQLDLSGTLWPLIIPMAFGDAFTIFLLRQFLMTIPNEYLDAAKVDGCGDLRTLLKVVLPMARPGIAAVALFQFFYAWNDYFGPQIYASENPGAWTLSYGLESFKGAHHTDWNLTMAATVLVMAPVILVFFFAQKAFVEGVTLTGVKG; encoded by the coding sequence ATGACTCAAGTACTGGACAAGCCCGCGGAGTTGGCGGTCACCACCTCGCCCGCCGAGCGCACCGCCCGCCGCAAGGCCCTCCTGGAGTGGGTCGCGGTCCACGCGCTGGGCGTGGCGGCCGCCCTCTTCTTCGTCCTCCCCTTCGTGTTCGTGTTCCTGACCTCGCTGATGAGCGACAGCCAGGCACTCAGCCGCGATCTGATCCCGCACACCTGGGAGTGGGGCAACTACAAGAAGGTCTTCGACACCCCCGGCTTTCTGACCTGGTGGAAGAACACCCTGCTGTACGCCGGTGCCGGCACCGTCCTGTCGGTCGTGTCGTCGATCCCGGTCGCCTACGCGCTCGCCAAGTTCCGTTTCCGGGGCCGGAATCTGTCGCTGATGCTGGTCATCTCGATGATGATGCTGCCGCCCCAGGTCGTGATCATCCCCATGTACCTGTTCTGGGCGAAGCAGCTGGACCTGTCCGGCACGCTGTGGCCGCTGATCATCCCGATGGCGTTCGGCGACGCGTTCACCATCTTCCTGCTCCGCCAGTTCCTGATGACCATCCCGAACGAGTATCTCGACGCGGCGAAGGTCGACGGCTGCGGGGACCTGAGGACGCTGCTGAAGGTCGTCCTGCCGATGGCCAGGCCGGGCATCGCCGCCGTCGCGCTCTTCCAGTTCTTCTACGCCTGGAACGACTACTTCGGCCCGCAGATCTACGCCTCCGAGAACCCCGGCGCCTGGACCCTCTCCTACGGCCTGGAGTCGTTCAAGGGCGCGCACCACACCGACTGGAATCTCACCATGGCCGCGACCGTGCTGGTCATGGCCCCCGTGATCCTCGTGTTCTTCTTCGCGCAGAAGGCGTTCGTCGAGGGTGTCACGCTCACCGGAGTGAAGGGTTGA
- a CDS encoding 6-phospho-beta-glucosidase: protein MKLTVVGGGSTYTPELIDGFARLRDTLPIEELVLVDPAAERLELVGGLARRIFARQGHPGRIVTTSDLDAGVEGADAVLLQLRVGGQAAREQDETWPLECGCVGQETTGAGGLAKALRTVPVVLDIAERVRRTNPNAWIIDFTNPVGIVTRALLQAGHKTVGLCNVAIGFQRKFAGLLGVSPADVHLDHVGLNHLTWETGVRLGGPEGENVLPKLLAEHGEAVADDLRLPRTIVDRLGVVPSYYLRYYYAHDEVVRELRTKPSRAAEVAEMERQLLALYADPALDEKPELLAQRGGAYYSEAAVDLAASLLGGGGSPYQVVNTYNKGTLPFLPDDAVIEVQAAIGSNGPSPLPVPAVDPLYAGLMANVTAYEDLALEAALRGGRDRVFRALLSHPLVGQYEYADALTDQLIAHNREHLAWA from the coding sequence GTGAAACTCACCGTGGTCGGCGGAGGATCGACCTACACCCCCGAACTCATCGACGGCTTCGCCCGGTTGAGGGACACCCTGCCGATCGAGGAGCTGGTCCTCGTCGACCCGGCCGCCGAACGCCTGGAGCTGGTGGGCGGCCTGGCACGGCGGATCTTCGCGCGGCAGGGGCACCCCGGCCGGATCGTCACGACCTCCGACCTGGACGCGGGTGTGGAGGGCGCCGACGCCGTGCTGCTCCAGCTCCGCGTCGGCGGCCAGGCGGCCCGCGAACAGGACGAGACCTGGCCGCTGGAGTGCGGCTGCGTCGGACAGGAGACGACGGGCGCGGGCGGCCTGGCCAAGGCGCTGCGTACGGTGCCGGTGGTGTTGGACATCGCTGAGCGCGTCCGCCGCACGAATCCGAACGCCTGGATCATCGACTTCACCAACCCGGTCGGGATCGTGACGCGCGCCCTGCTCCAGGCGGGCCACAAGACGGTCGGCCTGTGCAACGTGGCGATCGGCTTCCAGCGGAAGTTCGCCGGACTGCTGGGCGTCTCACCCGCGGATGTCCACCTGGACCATGTGGGCCTCAACCACCTCACCTGGGAAACCGGTGTGCGCCTGGGCGGTCCCGAGGGCGAGAACGTCCTCCCCAAGTTGCTCGCCGAGCACGGCGAAGCCGTCGCCGACGACCTCCGCCTGCCCCGCACGATCGTCGACCGCCTCGGCGTGGTCCCGTCCTACTACCTGCGCTACTACTACGCCCACGACGAGGTCGTACGAGAGCTGCGTACGAAGCCGTCGAGGGCCGCGGAAGTGGCCGAGATGGAGAGGCAGTTGCTGGCCCTGTACGCCGACCCGGCGCTCGACGAGAAGCCGGAGCTGCTCGCCCAGCGCGGCGGCGCGTACTACTCGGAGGCCGCGGTGGACCTCGCGGCGTCACTGCTGGGCGGGGGCGGCAGCCCGTACCAGGTCGTGAACACGTACAACAAGGGCACGCTGCCCTTCCTCCCGGACGACGCCGTGATCGAGGTGCAGGCGGCGATCGGCTCCAACGGGCCGAGCCCACTGCCCGTCCCCGCCGTGGACCCGCTGTACGCGGGCCTGATGGCGAACGTGACGGCGTACGAGGACCTCGCCCTGGAGGCCGCTCTGCGCGGTGGCCGTGACCGGGTCTTCCGCGCCCTCCTCTCCCACCCCTTGGTCGGCCAGTACGAGTACGCCGACGCCCTCACCGACCAGCTGATCGCGCACAACCGGGAGCACCTCGCGTGGGCCTGA
- a CDS encoding mechanosensitive ion channel family protein — protein sequence MSPAAGGPLRLEVPAVSLPVLLATGSTPSPSPSTSTDPTVATLQDAQESATNAASWIEQNWSTWLSIGLRVLLILVIAGVLRVVVRRAITKLIEHMNHTAQAVDGTALGGLLVNVERRRQRSQAIGSVLRSVASFLIMGTAALMILGTFEINLAPLLASAGVAGVAIGFGARNLVTDFLSGVFMILEDQYGVGDMIDAGVASGEVIEVGLRVTKLRGDNGEIWYVRNGEVKRIGNLSQGWATAGVDVTVRASEDLDRVQSVLNEVAETMSKEEPWNERLWGPIEVLGLDSVLLDSMVVRVSAKTMPGKALSVERELRWRIKRAFDAADIRIVGGPAPAEEEDPAPDPTETVAAPSALANPASPQVAATAPIPAPSAPASTPK from the coding sequence ATGTCCCCTGCCGCGGGCGGACCGCTACGCCTGGAGGTACCTGCCGTGTCCCTGCCCGTCCTATTGGCCACCGGTTCGACCCCGTCGCCGTCACCCTCGACGTCGACGGACCCGACGGTCGCCACGCTTCAGGACGCCCAGGAAAGTGCGACCAACGCCGCCAGCTGGATCGAGCAGAACTGGTCCACCTGGCTCAGCATCGGCCTGCGGGTCCTGCTGATCCTGGTGATCGCGGGTGTGCTGAGAGTGGTGGTGCGGCGGGCGATCACCAAGCTCATAGAACACATGAACCACACCGCGCAGGCCGTCGACGGCACCGCGCTCGGCGGTCTGCTGGTCAACGTCGAACGCCGCCGCCAGCGCTCCCAGGCCATCGGCTCGGTGCTGCGCTCGGTCGCGTCCTTCCTGATCATGGGCACCGCCGCGCTGATGATCCTCGGCACGTTCGAGATCAATCTGGCCCCGCTGCTCGCCTCCGCGGGTGTGGCCGGTGTCGCGATCGGTTTCGGCGCGCGCAACCTGGTCACCGACTTCCTCTCCGGCGTCTTCATGATCCTGGAGGACCAGTACGGCGTCGGCGACATGATCGACGCGGGCGTCGCCTCCGGCGAGGTCATCGAGGTCGGCCTGCGCGTCACGAAGCTGCGCGGCGACAACGGCGAGATCTGGTACGTCCGCAACGGCGAGGTCAAGCGCATCGGCAACCTCTCCCAGGGCTGGGCCACGGCCGGCGTCGACGTCACCGTCCGCGCCTCGGAGGACCTGGACCGCGTCCAGTCCGTCCTGAACGAGGTCGCCGAGACCATGAGCAAGGAAGAGCCCTGGAACGAGCGCCTCTGGGGCCCGATCGAGGTCCTCGGCCTGGACAGCGTCCTCCTCGACTCCATGGTCGTCCGCGTCTCGGCCAAGACGATGCCCGGCAAGGCCCTCTCCGTCGAGCGCGAGCTCCGCTGGCGCATCAAGCGCGCCTTCGACGCCGCGGACATCCGCATCGTCGGCGGCCCCGCCCCGGCGGAGGAGGAGGACCCGGCCCCGGACCCCACGGAGACCGTCGCGGCCCCGTCGGCCCTCGCGAACCCGGCGTCACCGCAGGTCGCGGCCACCGCACCGATCCCCGCGCCGAGCGCTCCGGCGAGCACGCCGAAGTAG